In Thermoanaerobacter uzonensis DSM 18761, the sequence CAGCTGGACCTGGATATTTAACTTTATACTACTTTTAATCTCTTTTACAAATAGATTTTTTATTTTTCTCTCATAAAAATGACCCCTTTCACAAAAATTTCGTCTATATAAAAAAACAGTAAAATATGATATAATATAAGATAATTCTTGGCAGAGTAGGTGTCTCGCGTGAAGTGCCAGAGGATGGAACGTTTCATTCTATATGCCTTTTTTACGCAAATAATTTTGGAAAAACTACGTATAGTTTCTAATTTTAAAACCAAATAAAAATGAAAAAATTAATACAATATAATTGGATATAAAGGAGGCACAATACATTATGGAAAGTGGAGAATTTCTTGACTTTGCACCAATTAAATTTGTTGGCATTGAAGACAAAGAAGAACAAAATCGTATAATAGATACTCTCATGTCTGTTGTCGATCCAGAAATCGGTATAGATATTATAAACCTTGGGCTTGTTTATGAAATTCACAAAGAAGATAATAAATTATACATTATAATGACACTAACAGCATTAGGTTGCCCACTTGCTGATGTGTTGTCAAATGAGGTAAAAAACGAAGTACTTTCAATTGGAGATTATAGTGAGGTAGAAGTAAAAATTGTATATTCACCTCCATGGGATCGTGATCGTCTATCTTCATTTGCAAGAATGGAACTCGGATTATAAAAAGGCGGTTTAAAACCGTCTTAGACTGTTGACAAACTTTCGAAAATAGAATATTTTGCAATCGGTGCGACTTGTGACAAATTTCTCAACCGGAAGTGCTCTTGGAATTGTAATAGCAAAAGGGCAGTGCATGTGCGCTGCCCTTTTATAATATATGAAAAAGGACAATTTGTAGAAAAAAATGAGAATTCAAAGGTAATATCATCTAGCGAGGAGATTCTTTTCCCATCGGGAGGAAATTAAATATATTCCCCATTCACGGTTGCCAGTTTACAATTACAGTAGCT encodes:
- a CDS encoding metal-sulfur cluster assembly factor, giving the protein MESGEFLDFAPIKFVGIEDKEEQNRIIDTLMSVVDPEIGIDIINLGLVYEIHKEDNKLYIIMTLTALGCPLADVLSNEVKNEVLSIGDYSEVEVKIVYSPPWDRDRLSSFARMELGL